One genomic window of Metopolophium dirhodum isolate CAU chromosome 4, ASM1992520v1, whole genome shotgun sequence includes the following:
- the LOC132943802 gene encoding farnesol dehydrogenase-like — protein MEKWNGKVAVVTGASSGIGEETCRQLVEKGMIVVGFARREDKLQELEKDLKGKLGKFYYVKVDLCSEENIIEAFNWVKSTLKSVDVLVNNAGVLKQSDLLGNTNDWKQMFDTNVMGLNICSREAIKIMEETQIKAGHIININSVGGHYQFPFMKDIAVYTATKHTVTIITESLRELMGMKNLPVRVTSISPGGVETEMTLEFSKLEGFKMLKSIDIAEAIMYALSAPQRVNVAEIIIRPTSENSLGLVKNFV, from the exons atggaaaaGTGGAATGGAAAAGTTGCTGTAGTGACGGGTGCTTCTTCTGGGATCGGAGAGGAGACTTGTCGACAACTGGTTGAAAAGGGAATGATTGTTGTTGGTTTTGCCAGAAGAGAAGATAAACTTCAG gaatTAGAAAAAGATTTAAAAGGAAAACTGGGTAAATTTTATTACGTTAAAGTTGATTTGTGTTCGGAAGAAAACATTATAGAAGCTTTCAATTGGGTGAAGAGTACATTGAAATCGGTTGATGTACTAGTTAACAATGCAGGTGTTTTGAAGCAAAGTGATTTATTAG GAAACACAAATGACTGGAAACAAATGTTTGACACTAATGTCATGGGTCTTAACATTTGCAGCAGAGAAGCCATAAAAATCATGGAGGAAACACAAATCAAAGCGGgtcacataataaatattaacag TGTTGGAGGTCATTACCAATTTCCATTTATGAAGGATATTGCAGTTTACACCGCTACCAAACATACTGTTACTATAATTACAGAGAGTTTAAGAGAATTGATGGGCATGAAAAATTTACCAGTCAGAGTCACg AGCATCAGTCCGGGTGGAGTAGAAACCGAAATGACTCTAGAGTTTAGCAAATTGGAaggatttaaaatgttgaaatctATTGACATTGCTGAAGCTATTATGTATGCTTTGAGTGCACCACAACGTGTTAac GTCGCTGAAATCATCATAAGACCAACAAGTGAGAATTCATTAGGTTTAGTTAAGAATTTTGTATAG
- the LOC132942795 gene encoding uncharacterized protein LOC132942795, whose amino-acid sequence MFDFGVFNIILSPLINRQQLARPVEASISPVVDIAMKVNKIQKDDLEPLKELSTRIARALKKIVKLETSRHRAAVAVRLENLDLMEDRRLLMQLRNYSQVSTGTQTFVEKKPCRVRFVIPPVTWEEETMNEIWMYPKMIIPYFTKIWVIAKFIMKHLKNPVILRNMAAKIYVGFGKLIQITTTIDIPNNTTTINFRGFPRHTT is encoded by the exons ATGTTCGACTTCggcgtatttaatattatcttgtcACCCTTGATAAACCGTCAGCAGTTGGCGCGACCCGTAGAGGCAAGTATTTCTCCCGTAGTCGATATTGCGATGAAAGTGAACAAGATCCAAAAGGATGACCTAGAACCGTTGAAAGAGCTGAGCACACGCATTGCTCGCGCATTAAAGAAGATCGTTAAACTGGAAACTAGCAGGCACAGGGCAGCAGTTGCTGTACGATTGGAGAATTTGGATTTGATGGAGGATAGACGTTTGTTGATGCAACTCAGAAACTATTCACAGGTTTCAACCGGCACACAGACATTTGTTGAAAAGAAACCATGCCGCGTCAG gtttGTAATACCTCCAGTGACATGGGAAGAAGAGACGATGAATGAGATTTGGATGTACCCAAAAATGATAATAccgtattttacaaaaatttggGTGATTGCAAAATTTAttatgaaacatttaaaaaatccagtTATATTGCGCAATATGGCCGCAAAAATATATGTGGGATTTGGAAAACTAATTCAAATAACAACGACAATCGATATTCCAAATAACACTACTACGATAAACTTCAGAGGTTTTCCACGGCACACCACATAA
- the LOC132943171 gene encoding ras-specific guanine nucleotide-releasing factor RalGPS2-like isoform X1, protein MAKMRYADMPRDVSIDNFPSLNVSEKVKSKAYDDDDKLEHLVSNTEYRKLTTYNSLKKHPSNLSTPSCEQRHRRRLSETLTCGLARQCKTHSLPCNMTLKHPYSVSPVDEKDVDKTKGVLSPGILPEDWAAQLTLLDLNIFSQISPEELSSCSWNKKQKLEVAPNVVAFTRQFNHVSFWVVQEILKGTTPKLRADLITQFIKISKKLYDLNNFHSLFAVISSLQSASVYRLSKSWNNVSKKDRQSFDKLANVFSECNNWRNLRDHLETLRLPCIPYLGVFLTDLVYVDMAHPHKSSGILESEARRLKMNNILRVISHMQQSRYDHLIRFSRINDYLNSIRYIEELHKFVQDDQYKLSLKLEPLSCQTENSRGSKESVNQVLLDSLSLSPAKSTDLMRIRKFSLCKQQQQKTNCSKYRSASLPRSFLKKPVNQSAVCNNNSLIHKSDEGILSTVNSRNLLDDSLIEENTLDLSNLNLSPSQTLKGAHKISLESCLRRKVVLKNGRKPAVTTWQRYWIQLWASVLIYYSPKSFKGCNRNDFKREPCKLCPLKGCTISLGDNPDTFLIKHPDQRNTYKFRAESDNTALQWYRRLYHAAQSVHQPDTKLPDNLISFD, encoded by the exons ATGGCCAAGATGAGGTATGCAGATATGCCCAGAGATGTTTCTATTGACAATTTCCCTTCGCTCAACGTGTCTGAG AAAGTAAAGTCAAAGGCatacgatgatgatgataaattagaacatttagTTTCCAACACAGAGTATAGAAAATTAACCACTTACAACTCTTTGAAAAAACATCCATCAAATCTATCAACTCCGTCGTGTGAACAAAGGCATAGAAGACGTCTTTCAGAAACATTAACATG tggcTTAGCAAGGCAATGTAAAACTCACAGTCTTCCTTGTAATATGACATTAAAACATCCTTATAGTGTTTCACCAGTCGATGAAAAAGATGTTGATAAGACTAAGGGTGTTTTGTCTCCTGGTATTCTTCCGGAAGATTGGGCTGCCCAACTCACattattagatttaaatatatttagtcaaATATCCCCAGAAGAGTTGTCTTCGTGTTCTTGGAACAAGAAGCAAAAATTAGAAGTTGCACCAAATGTAGTAGCATTTACTAGGCAATTCAATCat GTATCATTTTGGGTTGTTCAAGAAATATTGAAAGGCACCACTCCAAAACTGCGTGCTGATCTGATCACTCAGTTTATAAAGATCTCCAAAAAATTGTATGACCTTAATAATTTCCATTCATTGTTTGCTGTTATTTCCTCCCTTCAAAGTGCTTCAGTTTATAG ACTATCTAAATCATGGAACAATGTGTCGAAGAAAGATCGGCAATCATTCGATAAACTAGCCAATGTTTTCTCAGAATGTAATAACTGGAGAAATCTTCGGGATCACCTAGAAACTTTACGTTTGCCATGCATACCttatttag GTGTATTTTTGACTGATTTGGTGTATGTTGATATGGCACATCCTCATAAAAGTAGCGGCATATTAGAATCTGAAGCAAGGCGTctgaaaatgaataatattctaAGAGTAATATCACATATGCAGCAGAGCCGTTATGATCATCTAATACGGTTTTCTAGGATAAATGATTATTTGAACTCTATTAGATATATTGAAGAACTGCATAAGTTTGTTCAAGACGACCAATATAA ATTATCATTAAAGTTAGAACCTTTATCCTGCCAAACAGAAAACTCTAGAGGCTCCAAAGAATCCGTCAATCAAGTGTTGTTAGATTCATTAAGTTTATCACCTGCAAAATCAACCGATTTAATGCGAATAAGAAAATTTTCTTTATGCAAGCAACAACAACAGAAAACAAATTGTTCAAA atATCGCAGTGCAAGTCTACCACGTAGTTTTCTTAAAAAACCTGTGAATCAATCTGcagtgtgtaataataatag TTTGATCCATAAATCTGATGAAGGAATATTGTCAACTGTGAACTCGAGAAATTTACTAGATGACTCGCTCATAGAAGAGAATACATTAGATCTGTCTAATTTAAATCTATCACCCTCTCA aacattGAAAGGAGCCCATAAAATAAGTTTAGAAAGTTGTTTAAGGCGTAAAGTGGTTTTGAAAAATGGACGAAAACCAGCTGTGACAACTTGGCAACGTTATTGGATACAACTATGGGCAtcggtattaatttattactcacCCAAGTCATTTAAAGG TTGTAACAGAAATGACTTTAAACGAGAGCCTTGCAAACTTTGTCCGTTAAAAGGATGTACTATTAGTCTTGGTGATAAtccagatacatttttaatcaagcATCCTGATCAAA GAAATACATATAAGTTTCGAGCTGAGAGTGACAATACAGCGTTACAATGGTACAGACGATTGTACCATGCAGCACAGTCAGTACACCAACCCGACACTAAATTACCCGATAACCTTATAAGTTTTGACtga
- the LOC132943171 gene encoding ras-specific guanine nucleotide-releasing factor RalGPS1-like isoform X2: MAKMRYADMPRDVSIDNFPSLNVSEKVKSKAYDDDDKLEHLVSNTEYRKLTTYNSLKKHPSNLSTPSCEQRHRRRLSETLTCGLARQCKTHSLPCNMTLKHPYSVSPVDEKDVDKTKGVLSPGILPEDWAAQLTLLDLNIFSQISPEELSSCSWNKKQKLEVAPNVVAFTRQFNHVSFWVVQEILKGTTPKLRADLITQFIKISKKLYDLNNFHSLFAVISSLQSASVYRLSKSWNNVSKKDRQSFDKLANVFSECNNWRNLRDHLETLRLPCIPYLGVFLTDLVYVDMAHPHKSSGILESEARRLKMNNILRVISHMQQSRYDHLIRFSRINDYLNSIRYIEELHKFVQDDQYKLSLKLEPLSCQTENSRGSKESVNQVLLDSLSLSPAKSTDLMRIRKFSLCKQQQQKTNCSNLIHKSDEGILSTVNSRNLLDDSLIEENTLDLSNLNLSPSQTLKGAHKISLESCLRRKVVLKNGRKPAVTTWQRYWIQLWASVLIYYSPKSFKGCNRNDFKREPCKLCPLKGCTISLGDNPDTFLIKHPDQRNTYKFRAESDNTALQWYRRLYHAAQSVHQPDTKLPDNLISFD, from the exons ATGGCCAAGATGAGGTATGCAGATATGCCCAGAGATGTTTCTATTGACAATTTCCCTTCGCTCAACGTGTCTGAG AAAGTAAAGTCAAAGGCatacgatgatgatgataaattagaacatttagTTTCCAACACAGAGTATAGAAAATTAACCACTTACAACTCTTTGAAAAAACATCCATCAAATCTATCAACTCCGTCGTGTGAACAAAGGCATAGAAGACGTCTTTCAGAAACATTAACATG tggcTTAGCAAGGCAATGTAAAACTCACAGTCTTCCTTGTAATATGACATTAAAACATCCTTATAGTGTTTCACCAGTCGATGAAAAAGATGTTGATAAGACTAAGGGTGTTTTGTCTCCTGGTATTCTTCCGGAAGATTGGGCTGCCCAACTCACattattagatttaaatatatttagtcaaATATCCCCAGAAGAGTTGTCTTCGTGTTCTTGGAACAAGAAGCAAAAATTAGAAGTTGCACCAAATGTAGTAGCATTTACTAGGCAATTCAATCat GTATCATTTTGGGTTGTTCAAGAAATATTGAAAGGCACCACTCCAAAACTGCGTGCTGATCTGATCACTCAGTTTATAAAGATCTCCAAAAAATTGTATGACCTTAATAATTTCCATTCATTGTTTGCTGTTATTTCCTCCCTTCAAAGTGCTTCAGTTTATAG ACTATCTAAATCATGGAACAATGTGTCGAAGAAAGATCGGCAATCATTCGATAAACTAGCCAATGTTTTCTCAGAATGTAATAACTGGAGAAATCTTCGGGATCACCTAGAAACTTTACGTTTGCCATGCATACCttatttag GTGTATTTTTGACTGATTTGGTGTATGTTGATATGGCACATCCTCATAAAAGTAGCGGCATATTAGAATCTGAAGCAAGGCGTctgaaaatgaataatattctaAGAGTAATATCACATATGCAGCAGAGCCGTTATGATCATCTAATACGGTTTTCTAGGATAAATGATTATTTGAACTCTATTAGATATATTGAAGAACTGCATAAGTTTGTTCAAGACGACCAATATAA ATTATCATTAAAGTTAGAACCTTTATCCTGCCAAACAGAAAACTCTAGAGGCTCCAAAGAATCCGTCAATCAAGTGTTGTTAGATTCATTAAGTTTATCACCTGCAAAATCAACCGATTTAATGCGAATAAGAAAATTTTCTTTATGCAAGCAACAACAACAGAAAACAAATTGTTCAAA TTTGATCCATAAATCTGATGAAGGAATATTGTCAACTGTGAACTCGAGAAATTTACTAGATGACTCGCTCATAGAAGAGAATACATTAGATCTGTCTAATTTAAATCTATCACCCTCTCA aacattGAAAGGAGCCCATAAAATAAGTTTAGAAAGTTGTTTAAGGCGTAAAGTGGTTTTGAAAAATGGACGAAAACCAGCTGTGACAACTTGGCAACGTTATTGGATACAACTATGGGCAtcggtattaatttattactcacCCAAGTCATTTAAAGG TTGTAACAGAAATGACTTTAAACGAGAGCCTTGCAAACTTTGTCCGTTAAAAGGATGTACTATTAGTCTTGGTGATAAtccagatacatttttaatcaagcATCCTGATCAAA GAAATACATATAAGTTTCGAGCTGAGAGTGACAATACAGCGTTACAATGGTACAGACGATTGTACCATGCAGCACAGTCAGTACACCAACCCGACACTAAATTACCCGATAACCTTATAAGTTTTGACtga